In the genome of Streptomyces fagopyri, the window CCCCTCATCCATCCCACAGGTCACACAGGCCTGACCGCCCAGGTCGGCACGGTCCGCCGGCGCGAGACCATGAGCCACATGGACTGGCTGCCCAGGAAGCGCCCCGGCCGTCGGCGACCGTGCTCGTTGATGACAGAAGTGGATGCCAAAGGCCACCTAGGAACGTTCCTAGGTGGCCTTTGCCCTGGTGCCCCCGGCAGGATTCGAACCTGCGACACCCGCTTTAGGAGAGCGGTGCTCTATCCCCTGAGCTACGAAGGCGGGACGGATCTCTGTGAGGTCCGGCGACTAGCCTAGCGGATGCGGGCGGGCGTGGGTCGGGGCGTCCGGTCAGTGGGTGATTCGGGTTTCCAGGCCGTCCAGGACGCGGTCCGGGTCGTACCGGAAGTTCGTGTCGCGGGACGCGCGTGGGTCCTTGCCGCGTTGTTCGGCGTAGCCGTCGCGGAGGTGGGGGTGGGACTCAGTGGCCTCTTCGACGGTGGGCCGGACGTGGTCGACCCACTCCTGTTCGGTCCGGCCGTAGGTGGAGCGGGCCGTCCCCTCCGCGCCGGGCGCCCGGCGCGGACGCGAACCGCTGACAACGGCGTGAACCGGTGACGTGAACGGGTGACGTGAACCGGTGACGTGAGCCGGTGACGTGAATCCGCCGGTGTGAATCGGTGACGGTCCCGCGCGACGCCTGCCGCCCTCGTCCCGCCCCGCAGACTCACCCGCCCGTGTCCGGACCACCTCCCGTGGCCGGGCACGGGCGTTTCACGTGGTCGCGTGCGTACGGGGGTGAACCCGCCCACCCGTTCCCTCACGGACTCGGAACCCGGCCGGGCCGTTCCCTCACATACCCGGTACCTGCCGGAATCGCCCCGCGACCCGTAGATCCGCCTCGATGCTCCCCGCCGTGGCCAGCAGCTCCGGCAGGACCTCGTCGACACACTGCGCGGACGTACGACGGCTGCTGTGCATCGCGACGTTGACGGCGGCCACCACCCGCCCGCCCCGCTCCCGCACCGGGACGGCGATCGAGCGCAGCCCCTCCTCCAACTCCGCGTCGACGAAGGCGTACCCGTCCTCCCGTACGCGGTCCAGGACCGCCTTCAGCCGGCCGGGGTCCGTGATCGTGCGCGGGGTCAGGGGGCGCAGTTCGGTGGGCGGGGGTTCGGGCAGGTCCGCCAGCATCACCCGGCCCAGCGAGGTCGCGTACGCGGGCAGGCGGGTGCCGACGCTGATGTGGACGCTCAGGATGCGGCTGGTGGCGATGCGGGCCGTGTACTGGATCTCGTCGCCGGTCAGCACCGCCAGGGACACCGACTCGTGCAGGCGCTGCGAGAGCCCGGTGAGGTGCGGGGCCGCGATCTCGGGGAGGGAGGTCCGGGAGAGCGGCGGGAAGCCGAGGCCCAGCACGCGGGGGGTGAGCCGGAAGACGTGGGCGTGCGCGGTGACGTATCCGAGGTGTTCCAGGGTGATCAGCGCGCGGCGGGCGGTCGCGCGGGCCAGCCCGGTGGCCCGCGCGACGTCGGTGAGGGTCAGCGCGGAGCGGCCCTCGCCGAAGGCGGTGATCACCATGAGACCGCGGGCCAGCGACTCGACGAACTCCCGGCCCAGCTCCTGTTTGCAGGCGCCGGTCCAGACGGCGAGGCCGGAAGGCGTGGCCGTCACGGCGGGTGCGTCGGGCGGGGTCTCGCTCAGCTCCCGTTCCATCGCGGTGACGGCCGTCCGCAGCCGTGGCAGCAGGGTGTCGCGCAGATCGGCCGCGGTGTGCCGGCTGGTGTGGCTCACCACGCTCACCACGCAGGCGATCCGGCCCGCCTCCCGTACGGGCATGGCGATGGCGACCAGGCCCGGTTCGATCAGCTGGTCGTCCAGTGCCCAGCCGTCCTCCCGTGCCTCGGCCGTACGTGTCTCGAAGTCGTCGCCGAGCGTGGTGAGCGGGCCCCTCTCCGGGACGGGGGGTCGACCGGCGTCCGGTCCCACCGGTCCCACCGCTGGGACAGGTGGGACCAGTGGGACGATCCCGCCGCCGTCCGTGGCGGTGCGCCGGCCGTCGTCCGTGGTGGAGGGCCGGTGGCCGTCGTTCCCGCCGGGGGTGAGGACCGGGGGCGTTCCGGGGACCCGGTCGGCATACGGCGCGCCGGAGCCGTCCCGTCGCTCCGGGTCGGCCTCGATCGGGCGGCTGCGCGCCGGGACGGCCGGAAAGCCGCGGTCCTCGGGATCCGCGGCACGCCGCTCCCGCCAACGTGCCCACTCGCGTTCGCCCCACTCGGTGGCGAACAGCGGTCCCGGCGCGGTGCGCTCGGCGGGCAGCAGGTCGCCGATGCGGAAACTCAGCGACATGGCGCGGCGCCGGGTCGCCTGGTGGATGAAGCGGACGCCGTCCTGGTCGCCGACCGCGAGGGACACCGACTCGTCGAGGGCGTCGGCGAGGGCGTCGGCGTGCGCGTCGAGCAGGCGGGGCAGGCGCAGGGCGGCCAGGTAGGCGTTGCCGAGTTCCATCAGGCGGGGAGCCAGTACCGCGTCCCGGCCGTCGAGACGTACGTACCCCCCGCGCGCCAGGGTCGCCGTGATGCGGTCGACGGTGGAGCGCGCGAGTCCGGTGGAGCGCTCCAGGCCGCTGAGGCTGGACACACCGTCGGACTCGGTCAGCCGCCGCAGCACCGCGATACCGCGGATCAGCGGGGTGACGGCCTCGACGGGCACGCCGCCCTCGGCCCCGCCCTCGCCCCCACCCTCGTCTCCCGGCCGCCCGGCCTGCTCGCTGCCGGTCCCGCTGCCCGGGGCCGCCCCGACGTTCGATGGCATGTGCCCTCCGTTGCGGCTCTCGGTGGCGGCCCCTCGCGACTCCCACCCGGAACTCGGCTCGACTCGCGGGGAAGATTCGCTCATTGCGGCCCTCGGCAGGGAATCGGTCGGGATCTGACAGGGGGTTCGGAAGAGAACGAGGAGGCGGGAAGGGAACGAGGAGTCCGGAAGGAAAAGGAGCATGAGGCCCGGAAAGAACACGAGGTCGGGGAGGGAACTACGGGTTCGGAAGAGGTGCGAGGTGGACGGGATGCGGAAGGGACCCTCGGGGCTCTCCGTCGGCAGGGACCCGGAAGAGACACGGTAGTGCTTACCCGGTGTGCTCAGCAGGTCGGCGGCGTCCGCGCCCGGGGGCGGCGAGAGGCCGGTTCCGGGGGAGGGGGACGGCGCGGGGAGGTCAGCGCCGTGTCACGGACACCTGGTAGTCCCCCGCGGAATCCGTTCCCGTGACCGCGATCGTGACGCCGGTCGCGGGGTCCTTGAAGGACTCGCCGGGGGCGAAGGGCGCGTCGGACAGTTCCGCGTGGACGTTGGGGCTGCGCGTGCAGCCGCCGCTGTTCCTGTGGGAGTCGTAGACGGTGATGGGTCCGCTCCCGGTGTCGACGCCCGCGTCGACCTTGTAGACGAGGATGCCGGGGCGGCAGATCGTGGTGTCGTTGCCCCCGTGGGTGCGCAGTTCGAGGGCGAAGCCCGTCCGGGCGCCGGTGGGGACGAAGACGAGCTTGGCGCCGCCGGGCCGGGACAGCGGGGTGAGCGTGTACCGCGTGGTCCCGGGCAGCGCGGCACAACTGACCTGCGAGTCGTCGAGCCAGCCCAGCTTCCATTTGTGCCAGCCGAGCAGGTCGTTGTCGGCGCCCCAGTCCTCGCTCATGATGTCCCAGTGGCCGACCGAGCCGCCGCCGTCCTGGGTGTAGAGGTCGGGCAGACCGAAGGTGTGCCCGTTCTCGTGGGGGAGGACCCGGAAACCGGTGTCGGGGTAGGAGCCGGATCCGTCGTCCTGGCGGCTGTAGACGAAGGACGCGTTGGAGACCGGGACACCGTCGGCGACCGGGGCCTCGGCGTTGCCGGCGAAGGTGACGGACAGGACGGTGTCCAGGGCGGAGGGCCCGGCGTTCGGCGTCACCAGAACGTTCAGAAGGTCGTACGAGTGGAAGTCCACCTCGGGGTCGGCCGCGGCCACGATGTCCTGGACCAGACCGCGGTACCCGGGGTCGAAGGGGGCGCCGCGTTCTATGCCGTACGCGCTGAAGGTCTTCGGCATGCGCAGCCAGTGGCGTATGGGGGTCTCGGGGCGGTAGTCGAGGCGGCCGTAGGAACTGGTGCGGAAC includes:
- a CDS encoding IclR family transcriptional regulator domain-containing protein — protein: MPSNVGAAPGSGTGSEQAGRPGDEGGGEGGAEGGVPVEAVTPLIRGIAVLRRLTESDGVSSLSGLERSTGLARSTVDRITATLARGGYVRLDGRDAVLAPRLMELGNAYLAALRLPRLLDAHADALADALDESVSLAVGDQDGVRFIHQATRRRAMSLSFRIGDLLPAERTAPGPLFATEWGEREWARWRERRAADPEDRGFPAVPARSRPIEADPERRDGSGAPYADRVPGTPPVLTPGGNDGHRPSTTDDGRRTATDGGGIVPLVPPVPAVGPVGPDAGRPPVPERGPLTTLGDDFETRTAEAREDGWALDDQLIEPGLVAIAMPVREAGRIACVVSVVSHTSRHTAADLRDTLLPRLRTAVTAMERELSETPPDAPAVTATPSGLAVWTGACKQELGREFVESLARGLMVITAFGEGRSALTLTDVARATGLARATARRALITLEHLGYVTAHAHVFRLTPRVLGLGFPPLSRTSLPEIAAPHLTGLSQRLHESVSLAVLTGDEIQYTARIATSRILSVHISVGTRLPAYATSLGRVMLADLPEPPPTELRPLTPRTITDPGRLKAVLDRVREDGYAFVDAELEEGLRSIAVPVRERGGRVVAAVNVAMHSSRRTSAQCVDEVLPELLATAGSIEADLRVAGRFRQVPGM
- a CDS encoding M6 family metalloprotease domain-containing protein; translation: MQPTSHRIRRRRVAALATVALLTLAVSTSAGTGHLTLGSTGAGSTALARSTALGPCMISGPKGVQMGEGIPTLPGYARSTGTVRALTLMVDFSDAPGQGSALDRLGEFFPQTQNWFRTSSYGRLDYRPETPIRHWLRMPKTFSAYGIERGAPFDPGYRGLVQDIVAAADPEVDFHSYDLLNVLVTPNAGPSALDTVLSVTFAGNAEAPVADGVPVSNASFVYSRQDDGSGSYPDTGFRVLPHENGHTFGLPDLYTQDGGGSVGHWDIMSEDWGADNDLLGWHKWKLGWLDDSQVSCAALPGTTRYTLTPLSRPGGAKLVFVPTGARTGFALELRTHGGNDTTICRPGILVYKVDAGVDTGSGPITVYDSHRNSGGCTRSPNVHAELSDAPFAPGESFKDPATGVTIAVTGTDSAGDYQVSVTRR